One window from the genome of Rariglobus hedericola encodes:
- the pheT gene encoding phenylalanine--tRNA ligase subunit beta, with the protein MKVSLSWLQSYVDLTGVSADDISGAITFLGFEVEQVIRTGAPKFNNVVVGHILTRDKHPNADKLSVCTVDVGSANGGVRTIVCGAPNCDIGNRVPVALPGAVLPGDFVIKEAKVRGQPSSGMMCSAKELTLAEDAQGLLLLTGTPDVGTAINDVLPAGDTVFDIEITPNRPDALSHLGVARELAAWFKKDLTYPTVRFTPAAITADPRADLLKSVRVEAATDCPLYTATVVTGVKVGPSPDWIQARLTAIGLRPINNIVDIGNYVMLEYGQPVHAFDAKKLAGAEIIVRHAAEGEKITTLDNKERVLSATTLVIADAQNPVVIAGIMGSADSGVSAETTDLVLEVAYFKRQSVRATVKRLGLASDSSYRYERGVDVHSLDEAAHRFIDLILAHAGGVVAGPIHRVGADIPWEREITVTPAYINEKLGFEIPAAEQRAALESLELAVVREEPTESRGPAWTFSVPSWRDDLDRPIDLVEEVVRLYGAEKIPSSVVSAPGLVGNDDPIVLFNRAVSAALVGQGFNECVNYTLRPAKELAAWATPAAIADLALSNPFVEDQSHLRNNLVSGLLESLKLNQSRGVAASHFFETGRVFIERNGSLSECVAAAFIIAEDTGERSWRTREAADFYTVKRHTATIASFAGIELERQPTTLVAAPALGWQEGHAATAGNIQHGWTSTFGLVSLAHLKALGITGKVYAGFFAIVSEKVTADADRRSYKPFGLQPAALRDLALIVPEAASSSEVQKALAKVVRAAVGNTFALEAVNVFDVYQGKGLPEGTKSLAYSLVFRAADRTLTDDEVNAVFTKIQDELVKATGYQIRK; encoded by the coding sequence ATGAAAGTTTCCCTCTCTTGGCTCCAGTCCTACGTCGATCTCACCGGTGTTTCCGCCGATGACATTTCGGGCGCGATCACCTTCCTAGGCTTCGAGGTCGAGCAGGTCATCCGCACCGGCGCCCCCAAGTTCAACAACGTTGTCGTCGGCCACATCCTCACGCGCGACAAACACCCCAACGCCGACAAGCTCTCCGTCTGCACCGTCGATGTCGGCTCCGCCAATGGCGGCGTGCGCACCATCGTCTGCGGCGCGCCCAACTGCGACATCGGTAACCGCGTCCCCGTCGCGCTCCCCGGCGCCGTGCTCCCCGGCGACTTCGTCATCAAAGAAGCCAAGGTCCGCGGACAACCTTCGTCCGGCATGATGTGCTCCGCCAAGGAACTCACTCTCGCCGAAGACGCTCAGGGTCTGCTCCTCCTCACCGGCACGCCCGACGTCGGCACCGCGATCAACGACGTGCTCCCTGCTGGCGACACCGTGTTCGACATCGAGATCACGCCCAACCGCCCCGACGCGTTGTCCCACCTCGGCGTCGCCCGCGAACTCGCCGCTTGGTTCAAGAAAGACCTCACCTATCCGACCGTCAGGTTCACGCCCGCTGCGATTACCGCCGACCCGCGCGCCGACTTGCTCAAGTCCGTCCGCGTCGAGGCCGCGACCGATTGCCCGCTCTATACCGCGACCGTCGTCACCGGCGTCAAAGTCGGTCCATCGCCCGATTGGATTCAGGCGCGCCTCACCGCCATCGGCCTGCGCCCGATCAACAACATCGTCGATATCGGCAACTACGTGATGCTCGAATACGGTCAGCCCGTGCACGCGTTCGACGCCAAGAAACTCGCCGGTGCCGAGATCATCGTCCGCCACGCCGCCGAGGGCGAAAAGATCACCACGCTCGACAACAAAGAGCGCGTGCTCTCCGCCACCACACTCGTGATCGCCGACGCCCAAAACCCCGTCGTCATCGCTGGTATCATGGGTTCCGCCGACTCCGGCGTGTCCGCCGAAACGACCGACCTCGTTCTCGAAGTCGCCTACTTCAAACGCCAGTCCGTCCGCGCGACCGTCAAGCGTCTCGGCCTCGCCTCGGACTCGTCCTACCGCTACGAGCGCGGCGTCGATGTTCATTCGCTCGACGAAGCCGCGCACCGCTTCATCGACCTCATCCTTGCTCACGCCGGCGGCGTAGTCGCTGGTCCGATTCACCGCGTCGGCGCCGACATTCCTTGGGAACGCGAGATCACCGTCACGCCTGCCTACATCAACGAAAAGCTCGGCTTCGAAATCCCTGCCGCCGAACAACGCGCCGCGCTCGAATCCCTCGAACTCGCCGTCGTCCGCGAAGAGCCCACCGAAAGCCGCGGCCCCGCCTGGACGTTCTCCGTCCCCAGCTGGCGCGACGACCTCGACCGCCCCATCGACCTCGTCGAGGAAGTTGTCCGTCTCTACGGCGCCGAGAAAATCCCGTCATCCGTAGTCAGCGCGCCCGGCCTCGTCGGCAACGACGATCCCATCGTGCTCTTCAACCGCGCCGTGTCCGCCGCTCTCGTCGGCCAGGGTTTCAACGAGTGCGTCAACTACACGCTGCGTCCCGCCAAGGAACTCGCCGCATGGGCCACGCCTGCCGCCATCGCCGATCTCGCGCTCTCGAATCCCTTCGTCGAGGACCAGTCGCACCTGCGCAACAACCTCGTCTCGGGTCTGCTCGAATCGCTGAAGCTCAACCAATCCCGCGGAGTCGCCGCCTCGCACTTCTTCGAAACCGGCCGCGTCTTCATCGAGCGCAACGGATCACTCTCCGAGTGCGTCGCTGCCGCCTTCATCATCGCCGAAGACACCGGCGAACGCAGCTGGCGCACACGCGAGGCCGCCGATTTCTACACCGTGAAACGCCACACCGCCACTATCGCGTCCTTCGCCGGCATCGAACTGGAACGTCAGCCCACGACGCTCGTCGCCGCGCCCGCGCTCGGCTGGCAGGAAGGCCACGCCGCCACCGCCGGCAACATCCAGCACGGTTGGACGTCCACCTTCGGCCTCGTGAGCCTAGCGCACCTCAAGGCGCTCGGCATCACTGGCAAAGTTTACGCCGGCTTCTTCGCCATCGTGTCGGAGAAAGTCACCGCCGACGCCGACCGCCGCAGCTACAAGCCCTTCGGCCTGCAACCCGCCGCGCTCCGCGACCTCGCGCTGATCGTGCCCGAAGCGGCTTCGTCGTCCGAAGTCCAGAAGGCCCTCGCCAAAGTCGTCCGTGCGGCAGTGGGCAACACCTTCGCTCTCGAAGCCGTGAACGTGTTCGACGTTTACCAAGGCAAGGGCCTGCCCGAAGGCACCAAGAGCCTGGCCTACAGCCTGGTCTTCCGTGCCGCCGACCGCACGTTGACCGACGACGAAGTGAACGCCGTCTTCACCAAGATCCAGGACGAACTGGTAAAAGCCACCGGCTACCAGATCCGCAAATAA
- the pheS gene encoding phenylalanine--tRNA ligase subunit alpha → MQDQLSALLAKAAAEFPAVATRPDFEAAKARFVGPNGELTALMKQMGSVPKEQKPVVGKLVNEAKTALQAHLDAALARIEAAALAAQLGPSVDPTLPSPDRALGTHHPLTLVREEMTRILRKVGFTVVEGPEVETEYYCFDALNTPADHPARDAQDTFYLPESARFGNVSKKNPNEKYLLRTHTSSVQIRTMLKGEPPIRIVSPGRVYRRDTTDATHSANFHQLECLYVDKNVTVRDLKALLDYIFASLLGKDTKTRFRPHYFGYTEPSFEVDLSATHLPKVNKPWIEIGGCGMVDPIVFKDVGYDPEVWSGYAFGMGLERLAMLLYGIDDIRYFYQNDARFLRQFA, encoded by the coding sequence ATGCAAGACCAGCTCTCCGCCCTCCTCGCTAAAGCCGCCGCCGAATTCCCCGCTGTCGCCACGCGCCCCGACTTCGAGGCCGCCAAGGCCCGCTTCGTCGGCCCCAACGGCGAACTCACCGCGCTCATGAAGCAGATGGGCTCCGTGCCCAAGGAGCAGAAGCCCGTCGTCGGCAAACTCGTCAACGAGGCCAAGACCGCGCTCCAGGCCCACCTCGACGCCGCGCTCGCCCGCATCGAAGCCGCCGCGCTCGCCGCCCAACTCGGGCCGTCCGTCGATCCCACGCTCCCGTCGCCTGACCGCGCCCTCGGCACGCATCACCCGCTCACCCTCGTCCGCGAGGAGATGACCCGCATCCTCCGCAAAGTCGGCTTCACCGTCGTCGAAGGCCCCGAGGTCGAGACCGAGTATTACTGCTTCGACGCGCTCAACACCCCCGCCGACCACCCGGCCCGCGACGCGCAGGACACGTTCTACCTCCCCGAGTCGGCCCGCTTCGGCAACGTCTCCAAAAAGAATCCGAACGAGAAATACCTTCTCCGCACGCACACGTCCTCCGTGCAGATCCGCACGATGCTCAAAGGCGAGCCGCCCATCCGCATCGTCTCCCCTGGACGCGTGTATCGCCGCGACACCACCGACGCCACGCACTCCGCCAACTTCCACCAGCTCGAGTGTCTCTACGTGGATAAAAACGTCACCGTCCGCGACCTGAAGGCGCTCCTCGATTACATCTTCGCCTCGCTCCTCGGCAAAGACACCAAGACCCGTTTCCGTCCGCACTACTTTGGCTACACCGAGCCGAGCTTCGAGGTGGATCTCTCCGCCACGCATCTTCCCAAGGTTAACAAACCGTGGATCGAAATCGGCGGCTGTGGCATGGTCGATCCCATCGTCTTCAAGGATGTCGGCTACGATCCTGAAGTCTGGAGCGGCTACGCCTTCGGCATGGGCCTCGAACGCCTCGCGATGCTCCTCTACGGCATCGATGACATCCGTTACTTCTACCAAAACGACGCCCGCTTCCTCCGCCAATTCGCCTAA
- the rplT gene encoding 50S ribosomal protein L20: MPRATNSPASRKRHKKTLKYARGYFGNKSKLFRYAKDAVQHAWQYAYAARKKKKGDRRSLWIIRLNAAVRAHDLSYSRFIEGLHAANIGLDRKVLSDLAIRDEAAFTAVVNQVKDALKTKAAAATAAKA; encoded by the coding sequence ATGCCTCGTGCAACAAACTCACCCGCTTCCCGTAAGCGGCACAAGAAAACGCTGAAATACGCCCGTGGCTATTTCGGCAACAAGTCGAAGCTTTTCCGCTACGCCAAAGACGCTGTCCAGCACGCCTGGCAGTATGCTTACGCCGCTCGTAAAAAGAAGAAGGGCGACCGTCGCAGCCTCTGGATCATCCGCTTGAACGCCGCCGTTCGCGCCCACGATCTCAGCTACAGCCGCTTCATCGAAGGCCTTCACGCCGCCAACATCGGTCTCGACCGCAAGGTTCTGTCCGATCTCGCGATCCGTGACGAAGCCGCTTTCACCGCCGTCGTTAACCAGGTTAAGGACGCGTTGAAGACCAAGGCCGCCGCCGCTACCGCTGCGAAAGCCTAA
- the rpmI gene encoding 50S ribosomal protein L35, with product MQKTKKSVAKRFKLSATGKLIRRTPGFRHLLAAKSTKQKRRASKDKLVAPGHAKPLKRCLPFGL from the coding sequence ATGCAAAAGACCAAAAAGTCCGTCGCCAAGCGCTTCAAGCTATCCGCCACCGGTAAGCTGATTCGCCGCACGCCCGGTTTCCGTCACTTGCTTGCCGCGAAGAGCACGAAGCAGAAGCGTCGTGCCTCCAAAGACAAGCTCGTGGCTCCCGGCCACGCCAAGCCGCTTAAGCGCTGCTTGCCGTTCGGCCTCTAA
- the nadC gene encoding carboxylating nicotinate-nucleotide diphosphorylase — MPAPADTLLKRLSWDDLDIAALRKLIELARDEDLAGLGLRIKPRITGDRSTASLATAPRQSSADLVAREPLVACGLPLIPLILSAYGGNASVQLRARDGRAVAKGDILATLSGDPRILLSAERVILNFLQRLSGISTQTHTYAVALGEGRTRLLDTRKTTPGYRMLEKYAVACGGGWNHRLGLFDRVMLKDNHLALLGSADDLASAVARAKKAAPDLAVEVEVDDIAQIQPVLAAGADVILLDNFTPARIKKAVTLIAGRAFTEASGGITLKTLPRFADLGLDFISTGALVHQSIWVDIGLDWRP; from the coding sequence ATGCCCGCGCCCGCCGATACTTTGCTCAAACGCCTCTCTTGGGACGATCTCGACATCGCGGCCCTTCGCAAACTCATCGAACTGGCCCGCGACGAAGATCTCGCCGGCCTCGGCCTGCGCATCAAACCGCGCATCACCGGCGATCGTTCAACCGCCTCGCTCGCGACCGCACCCCGTCAAAGCTCCGCCGATCTCGTCGCCCGTGAACCGCTCGTCGCGTGCGGACTTCCGCTGATCCCGCTGATTCTCTCCGCCTACGGTGGTAACGCCTCCGTGCAACTCCGCGCTCGTGATGGCCGCGCCGTCGCCAAGGGGGATATTCTCGCCACCCTTTCCGGCGATCCGCGCATCCTGCTTTCCGCTGAACGCGTCATCCTCAATTTCCTCCAGCGCCTTTCAGGTATCTCCACCCAAACGCACACCTACGCCGTCGCGCTCGGCGAGGGACGCACGCGCCTCCTCGACACCCGCAAAACCACCCCCGGCTACCGCATGCTGGAAAAATACGCGGTCGCCTGCGGTGGTGGTTGGAATCACCGGCTCGGCCTGTTCGACCGCGTTATGCTGAAGGACAACCACCTCGCCTTGCTTGGCTCGGCCGACGACCTCGCCTCCGCCGTCGCCCGCGCCAAAAAAGCCGCCCCCGATCTCGCCGTCGAAGTCGAGGTGGACGACATCGCCCAGATACAGCCCGTGCTCGCCGCCGGCGCCGATGTCATCCTGCTGGATAACTTCACTCCCGCGCGTATCAAGAAAGCGGTTACACTCATCGCCGGCCGCGCCTTCACCGAGGCGAGCGGCGGCATAACATTGAAAACCCTCCCCCGCTTCGCCGATCTCGGACTCGACTTCATATCGACCGGCGCACTTGTCCACCAGAGCATCTGGGTCGACATCGGTCTCGATTGGCGCCCATGA
- a CDS encoding biotin--[acetyl-CoA-carboxylase] ligase, with product MKKNTPSAPPETVILTELIAAEPEFVSGSTLAKKLGISRVAIWQYMEKLREQGFAFEAVRARGYRLTARPAGLSAALVQAYRRDRAGDFPMQLLAEIDSTNDEAARQLAAGKEAPFAIIAQRQTKGRGRFGRVWHSEDNGNLYASFAFRPRLEPARMQMFTLWMGANVCELVANFCRTAPGLKWPNDLLFDGRKAGGMLTEARMDADQIRDLVFGLGLNVNSPAGGWPADLEDRAVSLAEHTRQPLDLNKFTAALIGRVLQAYDRFVDGSYATTFADLWNRYDVLRNRPVAVLTPTQRVAGIALGIDDEGSFMVRTDKGRTERFRAGEVTLEKPVRN from the coding sequence ATGAAGAAAAACACACCCTCCGCCCCGCCCGAGACCGTCATTCTCACCGAGCTCATCGCCGCCGAGCCCGAATTTGTATCCGGCAGCACACTCGCCAAGAAGCTGGGCATCAGCCGTGTCGCCATCTGGCAATACATGGAGAAACTCCGCGAACAGGGCTTCGCCTTCGAAGCCGTCCGTGCCCGCGGCTACCGTCTCACCGCCCGCCCCGCCGGCCTGAGCGCCGCGTTGGTCCAGGCCTACCGTCGCGACCGCGCCGGTGATTTCCCGATGCAACTGCTGGCCGAAATCGACAGCACCAATGACGAGGCCGCCCGCCAGCTCGCCGCGGGCAAGGAGGCTCCGTTTGCCATCATCGCCCAGCGCCAGACCAAGGGCCGCGGACGCTTCGGTCGCGTCTGGCACAGCGAGGACAACGGCAACCTCTACGCGAGCTTCGCATTCCGTCCGCGCTTGGAGCCGGCGCGCATGCAGATGTTCACCCTTTGGATGGGCGCCAACGTCTGCGAACTCGTCGCCAATTTCTGCCGCACTGCGCCGGGCCTGAAGTGGCCCAACGATCTGCTATTCGACGGACGCAAGGCCGGCGGCATGTTGACCGAGGCGCGCATGGACGCCGACCAGATCCGCGATCTCGTCTTCGGCCTCGGTCTCAACGTCAACAGCCCCGCCGGCGGCTGGCCTGCCGACCTTGAGGATCGCGCCGTGTCGCTCGCCGAACACACCCGCCAGCCGCTCGATCTCAATAAATTCACCGCCGCACTCATCGGCCGCGTATTGCAAGCCTACGACCGTTTCGTGGACGGCTCTTACGCAACCACGTTTGCCGATCTGTGGAATCGCTACGATGTGCTGCGCAACCGTCCTGTCGCCGTGCTCACACCGACGCAACGCGTGGCCGGCATCGCGTTGGGAATCGACGACGAAGGCTCATTCATGGTCCGCACCGACAAAGGCCGCACCGAGCGTTTCCGCGCTGGCGAGGTCACGTTGGAAAAACCGGTCAGAAACTAA
- a CDS encoding type III pantothenate kinase, which produces MPLLCIDIGNTHTHYGVVNPDGSVREQGVVVTTFLDDPQEGLPARLNALFRAPSQIEGIAFCSVVPVLNRRLRDVLAAATTLPVFQLTHECQLGVAITYPKPAEIGQDRLANAAAAHALGGSPAIVIDSGTAVTFDIITQKGGYEGGIIAPGLELTRRYLHERTAQLPLLDDSLEIKGMIGKSTSEAMRIGTVVGFPGLIQALLDGVLAELTGRGEKPPHIFITGGNAAFLQSRLRQPVSMVPDLTLIGLAAARRLNTI; this is translated from the coding sequence ATGCCCCTTCTCTGCATCGACATTGGCAACACCCACACGCACTACGGCGTCGTCAACCCTGACGGCTCCGTCCGCGAACAAGGCGTGGTCGTCACCACGTTTCTCGATGATCCGCAAGAAGGCCTTCCGGCACGGCTCAACGCACTTTTTCGCGCACCGTCACAGATCGAGGGCATAGCGTTCTGCTCCGTGGTCCCCGTCTTGAACCGCCGCCTGCGCGATGTGCTCGCGGCCGCCACGACACTACCGGTTTTTCAGCTCACCCATGAGTGTCAGCTCGGCGTTGCGATCACTTACCCCAAGCCTGCCGAGATCGGTCAGGACCGGCTCGCCAACGCCGCCGCGGCCCACGCACTCGGCGGCAGCCCCGCCATCGTCATCGACTCCGGCACCGCGGTGACTTTCGACATCATCACGCAAAAGGGTGGCTACGAGGGCGGCATCATCGCTCCCGGCCTCGAACTCACGCGGCGTTATCTGCACGAACGCACCGCGCAACTTCCGTTGCTCGACGATTCTCTTGAGATCAAAGGCATGATCGGCAAATCCACGAGCGAAGCCATGCGCATCGGCACGGTCGTGGGATTCCCGGGCCTCATCCAAGCGCTGCTCGACGGCGTGCTCGCCGAACTCACGGGCCGTGGCGAAAAACCGCCTCATATTTTCATCACCGGTGGCAACGCCGCGTTCCTCCAAAGCCGTCTGCGCCAGCCCGTGAGCATGGTGCCCGATCTCACCTTGATCGGCCTCGCCGCCGCCCGTCGTTTAAACACGATATAA
- a CDS encoding ABC transporter ATP-binding protein produces the protein MSDESPAIEVRDLVKIYSGHTAVSKISFTVARGEILGFLGPNGAGKSTTMRILTGYLPATAGEVNVCGVPVASRSSEIKKLIGYMPENNPLPEDMRVSEYLHYRGRLKEIPRRKLGPRIDEVLELCDLTRVRHRIIGKLSKGFRQRVGIAEAILAEPPVIIMDEPTIGLDPHQILIVRDLIASLRGRMTVIISSHILPEIEMTCDRVLIINQGRVVAAGKPSDLRREVFGQARYILEIAGDITLLPAALTSVEPTLSINESGEPDAAGFRKLTLTTDRADDIGEPLLHALATDSRFRVRSLGRSQPSLEDVFLAATKRGWETVDAPVTPSK, from the coding sequence ATGTCAGACGAATCCCCCGCCATCGAAGTCCGCGACCTTGTGAAAATCTACTCCGGCCACACCGCCGTCAGTAAGATCAGTTTCACCGTGGCCCGTGGCGAGATCCTCGGGTTCCTCGGACCCAACGGCGCCGGCAAGTCCACCACGATGCGCATCCTCACCGGTTACCTCCCCGCCACCGCCGGAGAGGTCAACGTGTGCGGGGTTCCGGTCGCTTCGCGTTCCTCCGAGATCAAAAAACTCATCGGCTACATGCCGGAGAACAACCCGCTGCCCGAGGACATGCGCGTCTCCGAATATCTGCACTACCGCGGACGCCTCAAAGAGATCCCCCGCCGCAAGCTCGGCCCGCGCATCGACGAGGTCCTTGAGCTGTGCGATCTCACCCGCGTCCGCCACCGCATCATCGGTAAACTCTCCAAGGGTTTCCGCCAGCGTGTCGGCATCGCCGAGGCAATTCTCGCCGAACCTCCGGTCATCATCATGGACGAGCCGACCATCGGCCTCGATCCGCACCAGATTCTGATTGTCCGCGATCTCATCGCCAGCCTGCGCGGTCGCATGACGGTCATCATTTCCTCGCACATTCTCCCCGAGATCGAGATGACCTGCGACCGCGTGCTCATCATTAATCAAGGCCGCGTCGTTGCCGCCGGCAAACCTTCGGACCTGCGCCGCGAGGTGTTCGGCCAGGCACGCTACATCCTCGAAATCGCCGGCGACATTACGCTCCTGCCCGCCGCGCTGACTTCCGTCGAGCCCACGCTCAGCATCAACGAATCCGGCGAGCCCGACGCCGCCGGATTCCGCAAACTCACCCTCACCACCGACCGCGCCGACGACATCGGCGAACCGTTGCTCCACGCCCTCGCCACCGACAGTCGCTTCCGCGTCCGCTCGCTCGGCCGGTCCCAACCGTCCCTGGAAGACGTCTTCCTCGCCGCCACCAAACGCGGCTGGGAAACCGTCGACGCGCCCGTCACCCCGTCGAAATGA
- a CDS encoding ABC transporter permease: MKHFTTILSHEIRMLLVSASTYIAAVLFLAFMGFIFSGVLESYSSSAQETSPASVFFQLFWLPVWFMVPLLTMKCLAEERRLGTLETLLTAPVSTTEVVLGKYFAAYFLYMLLWGSTGGFFYILHRFAGDSRFIDMGPLLGGYLFIAVSGLLYVALGVFASSLTRNQAVAGIFAFVMLFAITIGLRFVSTMEVFNLESMSGIRAAIDYSMVFRHLDDFTRGVVDTRQLLFYVSGTVLALIFSILGVEAKLIHS, from the coding sequence ATGAAACATTTCACCACCATTCTCAGTCACGAAATCCGCATGTTGCTGGTCAGCGCCAGCACCTACATCGCGGCCGTGCTCTTCCTCGCCTTCATGGGCTTCATCTTCTCCGGCGTGCTGGAAAGCTACAGCTCGTCCGCGCAGGAAACCTCGCCGGCCTCCGTGTTTTTCCAGCTCTTCTGGCTGCCCGTGTGGTTCATGGTGCCGCTGCTCACCATGAAGTGCCTCGCGGAAGAACGCCGCCTCGGCACCCTCGAAACCCTGCTCACCGCGCCCGTTTCCACCACCGAAGTCGTGCTCGGGAAATACTTCGCCGCTTACTTCCTCTACATGTTGCTCTGGGGCTCGACCGGCGGATTTTTCTACATCCTGCACCGGTTTGCCGGCGACTCGCGCTTCATCGATATGGGGCCGCTGCTCGGCGGTTATTTGTTCATCGCCGTGTCCGGCCTGCTCTATGTCGCGCTCGGTGTGTTCGCCAGCTCGCTCACCCGCAATCAAGCCGTCGCCGGCATTTTTGCCTTCGTGATGCTCTTCGCGATCACCATCGGCCTGCGCTTCGTCAGCACGATGGAAGTTTTCAATCTCGAATCGATGTCCGGCATCCGCGCCGCGATCGATTACTCGATGGTCTTCCGCCATCTGGATGACTTCACCCGCGGCGTCGTCGATACGCGCCAGCTCCTCTTCTATGTGAGCGGCACCGTGCTCGCCCTCATCTTCAGCATCCTCGGCGTCGAGGCCAAACTCATCCATAGCTGA
- a CDS encoding GldG family protein yields the protein MAKIPTFRSVRWVRTLNLLAQAVLFVTLFAGLNYLAVNYAWRFDLTENRSHSLSPETTAYLKNLSQPVRIIVTLTETSDNADVTQAYRDVSGLLREYVYTTAGNERGKISVEFLDVYQRRRDAEALGIEQPNTIVVLVGNKPRIIQLDELYQVENNEKKAFRGEQIFTSAILELSSPTQKKIYFLTGHGEMSLDDVSAERGLSGLEAELKARNFAVEPIDLAQSRKIPDDAAVIVIAGPQGRFDAIEEELLRQYLSNRAGRVLALLAPGYPTGLDNLLFDWGVLVDDVLIYDRSASGQTETGDLILPALDEKHALTRSLLSYKIPLRFGLSRSVRPDPGRTLDPNLVVTPLVATTEQAWGERNYRERVTPSYDVGVDLPGRVIVVTASERLPSRKILNTPDFSVPSGRLVAYGSADWIANGRLGVIGNLSFFLSAVNWATDRDIDFKVPARPIAKFQLSLSEEQLQRLRYSLIFALPGLAAVIGLIVYWTRRN from the coding sequence ATGGCCAAGATTCCTACTTTCCGTTCCGTCCGCTGGGTCCGCACCCTCAACCTCCTCGCGCAGGCCGTTCTCTTTGTAACGCTTTTCGCCGGCCTCAACTACCTCGCGGTCAATTACGCATGGCGCTTCGATCTCACCGAGAATCGCAGCCACTCGCTTTCGCCCGAGACGACCGCCTACCTGAAGAACCTCAGCCAGCCGGTCCGCATCATCGTCACGCTCACCGAAACCAGTGACAACGCCGACGTCACCCAGGCTTATCGCGATGTGAGCGGCCTGCTCCGCGAATACGTTTACACCACCGCCGGCAACGAGCGCGGTAAAATCTCAGTCGAGTTCCTCGATGTGTATCAACGCCGTCGTGACGCCGAAGCGCTCGGCATCGAGCAGCCCAACACCATCGTCGTGCTCGTCGGCAACAAACCACGCATCATCCAGCTCGATGAACTCTACCAGGTGGAAAACAACGAGAAGAAAGCCTTCCGCGGAGAACAGATTTTCACCTCCGCCATCCTCGAGCTTTCCAGTCCGACCCAGAAAAAAATCTACTTCCTCACCGGCCACGGCGAGATGTCCCTCGACGATGTCAGCGCCGAGCGCGGCCTCTCCGGCCTCGAAGCCGAGTTGAAGGCACGCAACTTTGCCGTCGAACCGATCGACCTCGCCCAGTCCCGCAAAATCCCCGACGACGCCGCTGTCATCGTCATCGCCGGACCCCAAGGCCGGTTCGATGCGATCGAGGAAGAGCTCCTGCGCCAGTATCTCTCCAACCGCGCCGGCCGTGTGCTCGCGCTGCTCGCTCCCGGCTACCCCACGGGTCTCGACAACCTGTTGTTCGACTGGGGCGTGCTCGTGGACGACGTGTTGATTTATGATCGCAGCGCCTCCGGCCAGACCGAAACCGGCGACCTCATTCTCCCCGCCCTCGACGAAAAACACGCACTCACCCGCTCGCTCCTGAGTTACAAGATCCCGCTGCGCTTCGGCCTCTCGCGCTCCGTGCGTCCCGATCCGGGTCGCACGCTCGACCCCAACCTCGTGGTCACTCCGCTCGTCGCCACCACCGAACAAGCCTGGGGTGAACGCAACTACCGCGAGCGCGTCACGCCTTCCTATGATGTGGGCGTGGACCTGCCGGGTCGCGTCATCGTCGTGACCGCCTCCGAACGCCTGCCTTCCCGGAAGATCCTTAACACGCCCGATTTCAGCGTTCCCAGCGGCCGCCTCGTCGCCTACGGCAGTGCCGACTGGATCGCCAACGGTCGTCTCGGCGTCATCGGCAATCTCTCGTTTTTTCTCTCCGCCGTAAACTGGGCGACCGACCGCGACATCGACTTCAAAGTCCCCGCGCGCCCCATCGCCAAGTTCCAGCTCTCGCTCAGCGAGGAGCAACTCCAGCGTCTCCGCTACAGCCTGATCTTCGCCCTCCCCGGCCTCGCCGCCGTCATCGGGCTCATCGTTTATTGGACACGCCGCAACTAA